One genomic window of Solanum dulcamara chromosome 10, daSolDulc1.2, whole genome shotgun sequence includes the following:
- the LOC129870607 gene encoding DNA replication licensing factor MCM2 translates to MAGEESNGDSGSRRPAESPSSSDHRNGNPPSTPDSPTSVGFNTDQLPFNTSQNYSEEDEASVDPDIIRDDPEDADIEEEDGEDLFNDNYLDDYQRMGEADQYESLGLDDSMVDERDLDQIIADRQAAEVELDTRDVHVSNRKLPQLLHDQDTDDDNYRPSKRTRADFRRNFDDSDAMPSSPGASQRVNSSQDVPMTDQTDDDPYEDDENDEGEFEMYRVQGTLREWVTRDEVRRFIAKKFKEFLLTYVNPKNEHGDFEYLRQINEMVSVNKCSLEIDYKQFIYVHPNIAIWLADAPQSVLEVMEEVANKVVFDLHLNYKQIHQKIYVRITNLPVYDQIRNIRQIHLNTMIRIGGVVTRRSGVFPQLQQVKYDCNKCGAILGPFFQNSYSEVKVGSCPECQSKGPFSVNVEQTIYRNYQKLTLQESPGIVPAGRLPRYKEVILLNDLIDCARPGEEIEVTGVYTNNFDLSLNTKNGFPVFSTVIEANYVTKKQDLFSAYKLTQEDKEEIEKLAKDPRIGERIFKSIAPSIYGHEDIKTAIALAMFGGQEKNVEGKHRLRGDINILLLGDPGTAKSQFLKYVEKTGQRAVYTTGKGASAVGLTAAVHKDPVTREWTLEGGALVLADRGICLIDEFDKMNDQDRVSIHEAMEQQSISISKAGIVTSLQARCSVIAAANPIGGRYDSSKNFTQNVELTDPIISRFDVLCVVKDVVDPVTDEMLAKFVVDSHFRSQAKGATIDEKSFADSRDDARATMAATDPEIIPQEMLKKYLTYAKLNVFPKLHDADLDKLTQVYAELRRESSHGQGIPIAVRHIESMIRMSEAHARMHLRQHVTQEDVDMAIRVLLDSFISTQKFGMQKALQKSFKKYMTYKKDFNAIILHLLRGLVKDALQFEEIVSGSVANLDHIDVKVDELQSKALDYGMTDLKSFFTSNEFTKANFELYEEQGIIRHRLPAR, encoded by the exons ATGGCCGGCGAAGAATCCAACGGCGATAGTGGTAGTCGCCGTCCGGCGGAGTCTCCGTCATCCTCCGATCACAGAAATGGCAATCCACCGTCTACTCCGGATTCTCCGACGTCAGTAGGATTCAACACCGATCAGCTTCCTTTCAATACTAGCCAAAATTATTCCGAAGAAGATGAGGCGTCTGTAGATCCTGATATCATCAGAGACGATCCAGAAGATGCTGATATTGAAGAGGAAGATGGGGAGGACCTTTTCAACGACAATTATCTCGA TGACTATCAGAGGATGGGTGAGGCTGACCAGTATGAGTCTTTGGGATTGGATGATTCGATGGTGGATGAAAGAGATTTGGATCAAATCATAGCAGATCGTCAGGCTGCTGAAGTGGAACTTGACACTAGAGATGTTCATGTCTCTAACCGCAAGCTTCCTCAACTTCTTCATGATCAAG ATACTGATGATGACAACTATAGGCCATCAAAAAGGACTAGAGCTGATTTCAGAAGGAATTTTGATGATTCTGATGCAATGCCAAGTTCACCAGGTGCCTCACAACGAGTGAATTCTAGCCAGGATGTGCCAATGACTGATCAAACTGATGATGATCCCTATGAG gatgatgaaaatgatgaaggggAGTTTGAGATGTACAGGGTTCAGGGAACACTTAGGGAATGGGTAACTAGAGATGAAGTCCGGCGTTTCATTGCAAAGAAGTTCAAGGAATTCTTACTCACTTATGTAAATCCAAAGAATGAACATGGGGACTTTGAATATCTTCGACAGATTAATGAGATGGTAtcag TTAATAAATGCAGTCTTGAGATTGATTACAAACAATTCATCTATGTCCATCCCAATATTGCCATCTGGCTGGCAGATGCACCACAATCCGTCCTTGAAGTGATGGAAGAAGTTGCTAACAAAGTTGTCTTTGATCTTCATCTCAACTATAAGCAAATTCATCAGAAAATCTATGTCAGGATTACCAACTTACCTGTTTATGATCAGATACGTAATATAAG GCAGATCCATTTGAACACCATGATTCGTATTGGTGGAGTCGTCACCCGGCGATCTGGTGTCTTTCCCCAATTGCAACAAGTGAAATATGATTGTAACAAATGTGGAGCAATATTGGGTCCTTTTTTCCAGAACTCATACTCAGAAGTCAAAGTTGGTTCTTGCCCAGAGTGTCAATCAAAAGGACCATTCAGTGTCAATGTTGAGCAG ACAATATACAGGAACTATCAGAAACTGACACTACAAGAAAGCCCAGGAATTGTGCCAGCTGGTCGGCTTCCTAGATACAAGGAAGTGATACTGTTGAATGATCTTATTGATTGTGCCCGACCAGGAGAAGAAATA GAAGTCACAGGAGTCTACACAAACAACTTTGACTTGTCCCTGAATACCAAGAATGGGTTTCCTGTCTTTTCTACCGTGATTGAAGCAAATTATGTTACAAAAAAACAAGACCTCTTTTCAGCTTACAAGCTAACTCAGGAGGacaaagaagaaattgaaaagcTGGCCAAAGACCCTCGGATTGGAGAACGA ATATTCAAGTCCATTGCCCCGTCAATTTATGGTCATGAAGACATAAAGACTGCCATAGCTCTTGCAATGTTTGGGGGCCAAGAGAAAAATGTTGAAGGGAAACACAGACTGAGAGGAGACATAAATATTCTCCTGCTAGGTGATCCGGGCACTGCAAAATCACAGTTCCTCAA GTATGTCGAGAAGACGGGACAACGAGCTGTCTATACGACTGGAAAAGGAGCTTCTGCTGTAGGGCTTACAGCAGCAGTACACAAGGACCCTGTCACTCGGGAGTGGACCCTTGAAGGAGGAGCATTAGTTTTGGCTGATAGAGGAATATGTTTGATCGATGAGTTCGATAAGATGAATGATCAGGATAG AGTGAGTATTCATGAAGCAATGGAACAGCAGAGTATTAGCATATCAAAGGCTGGCATTGTCACATCTCTCCAGGCCCGCTGTTCTGTTATTGCTGCTGCAAATCCTATTGGAGGAAG ATATGATTCCTCAAAGAATTTCACGCAAAATGTGGAATTGACAGATCCAATCATTTCTCGATTTGATGTACTCTGTGTGGTCAAG GATGTGGTTGATCCAGTCACTGACGAGATGCTTGCAAAGTTTGTTGTTGATAGTCATTTTAGGTCTCAAGCAAAAGGTGCTACTATAGATGAGAAGTCCTTTGCTGATTCACGGGATGATGCCCGTGCCACTATGGCTGCAACTGATCCTGAG ATAATTCCTCAAGAGATGCTGAAGAAGTACTTAACTTATGCTAAGTTGAACGTATTCCCGAAATTACACGATGCGGACTTGGACAAGCTCACACAGGTTTATGCTGAATTAAGGAGAGAATCTTCG CATGGACAAGGAATTCCCATAGCAGTAAGGCACATTGAATCGATGATAAGGATGTCTGAAGCTCATGCAAGGATGCATCTTAGACAACATGTTACTCAAGAAGATGTGGATATGGCAATTCGTGTCCTTCTGGATTCATTTATTTCAACTCAGAAATTTGGGATGCAAAAAGCATTGCAAAAG AGCTTCAAAAAGTACATGACATACAAAAAAGATTTCAATGCTATCATTCTTCACCTTCTACGCGGGCTTGTAAAAGATGCCCTGCAGTTTGAGGAAATTGTTTCAGGTTCTGTTGCCAACCTAGACCATATTGATGTCAAGGTTGATGAGCTACAAAGCAAG GCACTTGATTATGGCATGACTGATCTCAAATCATTTTT